AGGAGGACGATCCTCTTGATCCGAAAAGAGCATGAATGACTCGTCTGGTGCGTTATACAGGCGATTCATACCGGAGCGCAGGTGATTTATCATCGTTTCCTGCAACAGGATACTGTCTTCGCGCAGGGAGGGCAGCAAATCATCACTAACCTTGAAGTCGAAAGCAACAGCCCGATAAAACTTTTGTACGATCCCGTTCTTTTCTTCCGTACGCACGACTTCAACGAAGCCGTGGCTTTCCAATTCCTTCAGGTGATAATGCACTTTAGAGGGAGAAAGGGAGAGAAGGGTCGCGAGCTGCTTGCCTGTGTATTCCTCCTTGACCAGCATCGTGATGATCTGTAGGCGCAAGGAATCGCTGACAGCT
This genomic stretch from Brevibacillus sp. DP1.3A harbors:
- a CDS encoding winged helix-turn-helix domain-containing protein, translating into MKRYVVVETLDQLKAVSDSLRLQIITMLVKEEYTGKQLATLLSLSPSKVHYHLKELESHGFVEVVRTEEKNGIVQKFYRAVAFDFKVSDDLLPSLREDSILLQETMINHLRSGMNRLYNAPDESFMLFSDQEDRPPAIAASSEVRAPRKEIFAWLTKYKALLEELSEMEDRYLERIAAGEVEDTVENFYMVTVGFMTNERYYVAEDDSLPDNYEHQQSEFKHYTSKIVVKKKKEENGDEHSGDK